gttgaaaaccaattttcgcACCATTTTttgatggtttttattttttattgaaaaaataccaattgcatttttataacaacaatATCCCACGTTCACAAGAAAGCTTCacttagaataaaataattttgaagccaatgcCTTCATATTTGAGGTAGTACTTTTGTAGattcttttttataagaaaaagtaaCAGTTggtttttactttcaattttaataaatacttaaaacaaaattttttataacttaaaattagtttgaaggtaAGATCTTTAATTTAGTCCAAGATATTTGAactgaatattattattatttattttttgtaaaaaaaccgtttttgagatttttctaaaaattttaccagatgataAAACCTTATTCTTCATTAAATCAATTTCGCATCCAAGGGGGTgccgtaggggtcatgaccccacctaggagataatttgtttgctttttcgcagGAATTCCCTTCATTTCAAAACTAAGCGTATTACGCTAATGGATAAGTACCCCATTgtcttttgaattatttatattttgtatatggaaacaacatttatattttacttccttaaactttgtcgctaaaagtactacttttgactgaagattggaccaagaacataatatgaatcggatattcagccttattccaaaaaaacagcacaaattcatcaacttttgaccaattgacgatccaggggggtcCCATAAGCCAAAATGCTTATAACTGTTAAGTTTTAtgagtaaagatttcatttaaagatttattagtaatttaacgacattcaccaaaaagtggtttgctttcaaaaacaactcaaattttgattttcgttcaatttagaatttaaaaaaaaactttaaattactttcataaaaattgtttctaagaaaaagagcaaatattcaggttcttaagaagaagccttgaataagagatcatgaattttatatcaaattgcCTTTGAGTTCCTTAAACTCGCCTTCAAttatattattacatttttttgaaattttgacacacaaaaatagtgattatttaagtgatttttactgcgacatataCGAGTAGGAActatcaaatatgacattacgacggtagagaacCGAAATAAGTGGGTACCCCGATTCCtttcgtctgtctgtctttcctggcccttACAGtcaaaacaattgtgttgattgaaattaagattttcagccaATTAGTGTAAggccttttttcattttattaaaacgaaaaataacagcagtctccacacaaatttttcggttcaagatgtgatttttctaaaactttctctaaacgttgtgttcttaatttggcttctttctacaagaaaaacatattttcgtattgctccagaagagaACCAttctaaaaaccttaattttgtttttaagttttctcaagaactaatggaacgatttcataattcttctctttctgtgcaagctcttgtcaataattaaattgatgatgattttttatgatcaaaaatgtattttttttgatttttaataaaatactaattttgtttacaaaactcggtatatttcagaaaggggacaacattttttgacgaaattttaatgtaaaatgttcatatatttataatctCTTTActtagtgcttataccaaaaatatttttaagacaaaatttaaaatgattttcgaaagaAAATAGCTTAATCTagatattttgacaaataaaatggaatttaaatttttgaaaacaaacttattttgtaggtacatttttaaaccttaaaatataggaactatttttaaacagactttttggaagaaattattgtGTTCTAGCGACCCAGTAGTGCGTTTCATTAcgttcaaaattggttttcagtcgaatacaaaagatttaaaaaaattaaatcaatctacttttgaagtgaatttgcttggatgctctagaactgagattcaaacacgaatttcaacaatacaaatgtcccaaaaaaatcaagtaacaattttgttaaatgaatgGCTGATGAATGATATAAacgctttgaaacgtgtaatttgtgagtactacaaaacatttcttcaaaacttatttgtttacttaccttactttgttttaatataatttttttagagaaatgatgtacttaaatgcagctttttccttgaattcaaggaaGTGTGGcccattaaagaacatttttaagcggtgagtaaaaactcatctaagagTGTGAACCCctcccccctgatgaaaagtctggatccggccttgcattaaattaaactaaagggtgatttttttgaggttaggattttcatgcattagtatttgacagatcacgcgggatttcagacatggtgtcaaagagaaagatgctcagtatgctttgacatttcatcatgaatagacttactaacgagcaacgcttgcaaatcattgaattttattaccaaaatcagtgttcggttcgaaatgtgtttcgcgctttacgtccgatttatggtctacataatcgaccaagtgagcaaacaattaatgcgattgtgaccaagtttcgcactcagtttactttattggacattaaaccaaccacacgaatgcgtacagtgcgtacagaagagaatattgcgtctgtttctgagagtgttgctgaagaccgtgaaatgtcgattcgtcgccgtttgcagcaattgggaccacatggaagattttacgcaaagatcttggtgtaaaaccgtataaaatacagctcgtgcaagaactgaagccgaacgatctgccacaacgtcgaatttttagtgaatgggccctagaaaagttggcagaaaatccgcttgtttatcgacaaattttgttcagcgatgaggctcatttctggttgaatggctacgtaaataagcaaaattgccgcatttggagtgaagagcaaccagaaaccgttcaagaactgcccatgcatcgcgaaaaatgcactgtttggtgtggtttgtacgctggtgaaatcattggaccgtattttttcaaagatgctgttggacgcaacgttacggtgaatggcgatcgctatcgttcaatgctaacaaactttttgttgccaaaaatggaagaactgaacttggttgacatgtggtttcaacaagatggcgctacatgccacacagctcgcgattttatggccattttgagggaaaacttcgaagaacaattcatctcaaggaatggaccggtaagttggccaccaagatcatgcgatttgacgcctttagactattttctgtggggctacgtcaagtctaaagtctacacaaataaggcagcaactattccagctttggaagacaacatttccgaagaaattcgggctattccggccgaaatgctcgaaaaagttacccaaaattggactttccgaatggaccacctaagacgcagccgcggtcaacatttaaatgaaattatctttaaaaagtaaatgtcatggaccaatgtaacgtttcaaataaagaatcgatgagattttgcaaattttatgcgtttttttttttaaaaaaagttctcaagctcttaaaaaatcaccgtttatttggAGTTAATGGAGTTAAGATTAATATTTACATCGGTTCATAAATTCCTGAGAAAATAAAACAGCCTTCTTCAGTTTCTTCTTGATGTGGTATTTAAGTTaggtttacatttttcttaaaaaaacctaccaattattgttttcaatttcaccgaaagttataatattttctaattgccagtaaaaataagttttgaagtcaataccttttgTTCTCAGGTTTGTTTAGTTGTTTAAATcgttgtttaccaatttttagtagtatttccttaatgtttttaatttattgtgaaaaattacaacaaatcttaaaaactgTATTCTTAGTTCGATAAAACATTACAAAACCGTCCTTTGGGAAGTTGAAAAggaatatttatacattttaattttaccgACAGCCCTGTGATCAGCTTTAAAACGTTGTTTTTAGTGTTCAACAATTCTAATCATTAAAGGGTAAGTATTGATTTCGagaaaagaaaatcaagttATTATAAGTACTCGTACCGTCAATTGTTCGTGGATTTGTTCGTCTGTTTTGAAGACTAGAATTCttgaaattgtttgaaattagGAAGTTTTAGTTTAGTGGTAGATCTGGTtggtagtaaaattttgtttttgaatttaacttaattaaaacTATGTGGTGgtctaaaataacttaaattatggtaactaaaaaccaaattttaagcTCTTGCTTACAAATAagtttcaatcaaaaaatattgtacaaacgttttttaaacattttcttttttacagtCCATATACTTACCCTTTATTAAGAGAGTGTTAAAAGTTTgctaattttcttctttttgcaaagttaacaattttattttcatcagaGTACCTACATATCTTGTACTGTAAATAGTAAGACTTTGTTTTCAAGCCAAGTAAGTTGGCTTCAAGCGTCGTAGCTTCACTTCGCTTTAGTCGCTTAATGGTggaacttattattttttgttgacgtTTTATTCTATCAATTCCTTAGAAGAAGTCGTATTTTGTACGCTGTCGGTTTaagatattcaatttaattctgATATTTTTTCGTTAATAAGGTAAATAAGGTGCTATtggaaaactaaataatttattacacaatataatttaacttttatcacTAAAATCGgatcatttcataaaaattctgaattgtgtatttgaaaaagaaattacaaaagCGTCACATATTCATTGGTATTTCCATTTGCTTCTTGTTAGCTCATCATTAGCTATCACCGAGTTTAAAAACTTCACAGACTTTAGCCCTTCTAGCTTTATTATAAGTATTTTAAATGATGTACAACTaagttttcatacaaaaatctacactcttgaaaaaaaaaacagagactttaaactttattttgatgTAAGTTTGAAATATAGTTTAAAAGGAAATTCTGGGTTTCCCATGAAATGATGAAAAGTATGTATGCTTCAAGAAGTTAtggatataaatatttattaaattctcaGAAAAGAAACAAGCAATTATTAGGTCACGCGTTACTTTGTGGATATTGTGttgtgtttaaaattattaaaacgtaTGTTAATACCAAAAAAGTAGAAATTTGAgtctttcaaaattttcctatataaaattgtattgaactTTTTAATAACAACCACATCaagttaaattttgtgaaaaagaaGAGGAGACCATACACAGCCGTGAGGAataccaacatttatttcacaagtaacaaaaaaaattatgtattatttaGCTAACGATTACTTTTGTTTCTTGATTTCGTGATGGTTCCCTATCGGGACAtacatagggcctctactactcCTACGATAGATTGACTGCGGTCTTCGGTGATGTGTTTGAACGTCCTCCAGCTCTTAGCCAGTCTTGAAGATTCTTCTTCGACTTTTTGACTATTCCTCTCCACGTTCTTCTCGGCCTATTCACTTTTCCGCCTTCTTGAGTGGATTCCACAGGATTGCCTGTCCTGCAATTAGGTCATTAGCTTGTCGAAGCGTGTGTCCAATCCACTACCACTTTCCCCTTCGTGTAATATTGTCAAATCGGTCCTGACCCATAAtcctatatatattttttcattagaTTCCGTAGACGACTTTCTAATAAAGTTCTGAAGTTTCCTGGTAacaattgcttttattttctaGGTTCTGCAACCGTATAAAAGTTCTGACAGTTATAGCTCTTTCATACTTCCAAAATACTGAATATTCTCAACTTTTTTTCTGGCTATTGAAAAATCAGAGAAAATTAGGGGAAGTTTTTAAGGTTGAACATCTTAGTTTTTTGACTGTTGATTTTCAGCCATAAGATTTGTGCTTCTTCCGCCACCCTTGTTGCCATTATCCTATGAGATAGCAAGCATAAACAACGCCTGAGTAATCAAGATGTTTTAGGTATGTTGCCAGAGTCCATCTACTTTGGACTTCAAGCTCATCTGAAAATAGACCTCCGTGCGAGGCTTGATATTTAGAAGCATCATAAGTCACTTTTATAAGCAAAACAAGCTAGATAAATTTCCTCTTGACCCTGTTGAAAACCTTCTCAACATCGATGAATAGTAGGTGAACTGGTCTTCAATATTCAATGCATTGTTTAATTATGATCCGCTAAGTgtgttttttctaattttaaaaaataacacctAAAAACCCCATCAGACACGAACATTGCAgcttcagtaattttttaacttcccataggaagttattgtaatgggtccaatttgtcaaattgaaaattttgacatttctcgacggtttcaaggtccctagagtcgaaataaaagatttttggagagatgtctgtgcgttcgtgtgtacgtacgttcgtacgtccgtacgtcggtacgttcgcgacgttttttcgttgtccatagctcaagaaccagaagagatatcgatttcaaataaattttgttgtacagataataaggcagaaagatgcagaaagggctctcaagaaaattgcgtgggtgatttttttaacatagcagtttgaaaaaaggtcaaaattttggttaaccctaaatatcttacgaaccaaaaacgctagagacttgaattaaattttatataataaactgtaacgtgataccaaacaagtatattttttggaaaaattccatttaacggttttttttagaaatcaaaaaatctgaaaacagaatttgtcacctccaaaattttacgactaaaatatgatttcatctctaaaacaattttgtgcaacgaagaataatgtttttgaaatctgataaaattttgagaaaaatcgaattgacagtttttttataaaaaataaaaatctaaaaaaaaattactcaaagttgataaaaattgaatatcgattcaaatatcttttcaaaaacttgaaatttaggctttaaacttattttatcttataagaaatactgttttcaacattctgaaaaatgttgagaaaaatcgaattgacagtttttgtacaaaaaattaaaaaaccgaaaaaaaattatcaaaagttggtaaaaaaatgattttatactcaaatatcttttaaaaatttttagataatagcttcttattaatttttacttataagaaatattgttttcaatactgGGACAAagcttgagaaaaatcgaattgacagttttttttacaaaaaataaaaacctaaaaaaaaatgtataaaagttggtaaaaattgattttcgactcaaatatcttttcaaaaattgtaggtatttGGCTTagaacttataagaaatattgttttcaacattcgaaaaaattttgaaaaaaatcgaattgatagtttttgcacaaaaaattaaaaacccaaaaaaaaattaacaaaagttggtaaaaattgattttcgactcaaacagcttttcaaaaattaaaaatattggcttcaaacttattttatttcacagaaaatattgttttcgatattgagtaatttttatataaaaatccaacaatacgttttttcataaaaaaaaataaaatctacaaaaattagtacgcaaattttgtaaaaattgatacgagtacatatagataaacttttaaacaagacaagcCGACAGACGGgctgggaagttatcattgtgggtcgcatcccagccacttttttttgttttacaactGTCACCTATGTATTTGACACATATTAAGTTGTAAAATGTCATAATTGCTGGAGTTAAGCTTTCTATGACTGACAGTGAATagatatttcattttcttttataaatttaacaaatttagtaaaacaaaaataaagtcaattttaaGATGACGTAATTTGTATGGACCAAACGTCATTTTATGATTGaactaatataaaattatgaagattgttaatatactattaaattgtatttattacagCTGTTTTCCAGAGTTTacacataaaaataatgttttcaattacAAAACGCTTCAATCCCTCACAATAACCGCGTATTGCCATTATCGTCGGATGTTTGCATATTATTGGATGCATAGGAAGTGCCATTGGAGCAGTTTATGCATTAATTACAACGGGACCTGTTTCTGAATTTAATGACGTTTTTCATAATGATGACATGATCACAATTATTATTTCATCGGTATTTGCATCAATTGGATTACTTCTTATAATCGGAGCTTGGAAGGtgtgtatattttaaatattaaaacataacTTTAAACAATTGTATAAACCAAAATGTCGTCGGAATTTCATTcgttttttggaaatatattgtttttcaaaactgtcaacacattttgacattctcaactgtcacaccataaaattaaacttctcaATTATCAAACCATAAACCAGAAGAACGTCAaactgtgttgacatttctgtttaGCAAGATTTGAGACTTTTGTGAactattaaatattaacatgattttttttaaattttgtatttctagaAATTTCATCTGATGCTTCTGCCATGGCTGATTATTGAGGGATTAAtgttagttttatattttatgcaaaCTTTCTTCAATTTAATGGATTTCCGTTCGTTTGACTTGTCAAGAATAGATCTTAGCATTGTTAGATTTCTTATAATTGgtaagaaaattaaagaattgaATGTTCATTTctctaattatatttttttttttgtttcaatatttaggTCTTTGTGCTTATGTATGGTTCGGAATTTTAACACTCTATCAATATATTCGAGATGAAAAACGAAAATCATCAACTGAAAATTACAAGGAATATCTAGTATGTTCTAAAACTGATCCTAATGAAGTTAATAGGAGAATAGAATCATATCCTCCTCCTTATGTTATTCCAATAATATATTCTGATCCAAAACAACCACCTTCGCAGATAAAAttctaagtttattttattagtattaAACTTTAAGTActtaaacatacaaaatgtgTAAGTTCatagcattttttttgttaactaaactttttggaaaataaaaaatgaagtgtattttattggtttaattattcattatacggaatcaaagtaattttaaacattttgaataacAACTAAACATTTTATCAAGGATAAATATGAAATCAGTTGTGCATTCTGAACGCACCCATTCACAAGACTCATCCAATTCGCAAGAAAACAAATACgagaaaagttttgtttgtattgttctaaTTTCactttgatttaaaagaaaattctcattcaaaaattaatttcaaaatctcaaCTCACACAACTTTTCTctattaaataacattttttttttacgtttaacCTTTCACGAATGATAGCTAAACGACAATCACGTTACGACTTTGACATATTGAATAGAAACAATGGATTCTTATGAGGCAATCTGATCGTTAATATCGTATAAGCTCGAGCTGAACGCccaaatacatttattttctattatgtcgcgctttgacagctgacaactgtattgtcattggaattgtatttttttcagaatcttcGTATAGCAGCGAGTCTTCATTTCTGttgtttaatttatagaaattaataattaaattaagtaaACTTTTTTCCCAACTCCCGAGGTTTGAAGTTTGAAGCTACATTACGTTTTGGTAAATCGTAGGTCGCGATTTATGACCCATGATATCGTAAAATATCGTTAAGTCGGTAAGTAAACCtgtcaaaattccaaaaaggaGGAACTAGAAATTCTGGGGCATGtgttcaatcaatttttttaatttttcattataatCACATTGGTCAGGTTCAGAAAACATatgggacttcatttgcagtcaacttttaAACTTGAAACTTCTACAGTCACCttgccaatcagatactagccttactttcaagtctcttatgttgtctgaacctgcccaattattccgttagtgaaaaaaaaattcgaacagAACATAAACTTATACGGGAGGGTGGGAATTAGTCGTCCTAAAGTTCTACAGATAGAACTCAGATATTTGGCCAGCTACGACaatctttaaaatcttttaaaatgatataTCTACATAGCCTAAATACCGCCTCAATCTCATGTCAATTTATGGATGTACAGATAATTTGTTTCAGCCGTACATCAAGAATGTAAAATGCCTTATACCACTGTGCTCTCCTCACCCATTTTGACTTAGTTCAAAAAGCACGCCCGACGATTGCTCGTACGAGCATATTATATTAtaacttataagaaacaaagaaaaagggcaatgtatttgatttttaagaatgtctctaataaaaattatttccaaatagTTCCTCCGAGTTTATAAAAATCATGTAGTAAAATAATACCGCCTTCGTATATTCAAATTTAGTCTATAAATCACTGGTCTGAAAAAccgtttttgtatattttcgatAAGATTTGAGTGTATAGCGTAGTAATGGTTTCatataacaaaacaatactcaaagcttttatatcgaTATAAAATAAAGCTTTGAGACTATAAGGGAGAGAAAATTCCTTACAATTATGTGAAGCTAAAATTAGTCGCGTTCAATTGTTCTTTTCTTCACGGAGTTTACACGGGGCATGGTTGATATTTAGTACGGTCGTTATTGACTTGATCTGACTTGAAGCAAACATCAATGCGTTTACTCTCGCTTTGACACAAAtgtatttgacatttattttgacatatttaaaGTATTCCTTCGCAGAAATTTGTCGAAATCCCATaaatagcaattttttttagacaaaGTTAAAtccaataaattcaaattttccgttaaaaaaattcagatttttgtaGAGGATGCTCAATGTATtgagatgaaaatgaaaattgacaatttatGGCTTgacagatacaaaataaaactacctatttacaaaatgtatttcCAGATGCTTTTCAAGAGACCCAAAATTGCAaacgaataaaacaaataagattattttaaaGGTTTCTTAATCCTTCGAGGCCAATGGAATTTTATAGTTCTTAGACTGACAAATAGGATATGAGATTTATTTCActgtaatataaaaaatgtcatgTTTCCAATAGAAAAATTACGTATGATTCTTCagtatacaatttttgagattttatttacgtcttttacttttaaatcttataaaagATAAGAACATTAGTACACATGAGGCTTTATTGATAACTGTCTTGGCCTATGATACAAAtccctaagaaaaaaaaaggcaCTCCACTTTTAACCTTTCCCAAAACAAATAACTTTACGCACTCGAATTAAGCGCCATCTACATCTCAGCGTATCAATCATGTTTATTCACTCTATTGACACATGGAATCATGGCACCTGGAAAACAAAGTCTGAATTTTATATtgtcacccaacaaacttctccatcttgttgttggatgaggtcactttccacttgttgCCACC
This window of the Eupeodes corollae chromosome 3, idEupCoro1.1, whole genome shotgun sequence genome carries:
- the LOC129952436 gene encoding uncharacterized protein LOC129952436, translating into MITIIISSVFASIGLLLIIGAWKKFHLMLLPWLIIEGLMLVLYFMQTFFNLMDFRSFDLSRIDLSIVRFLIIGLCAYVWFGILTLYQYIRDEKRKSSTENYKEYLVCSKTDPNEVNRRIESYPPPYVIPIIYSDPKQPPSQIKF